One Leptolyngbya sp. 'hensonii' genomic region harbors:
- the rnc gene encoding ribonuclease III: MSRLSDLTRQAQLQSLLQRLEVSEHHPVNWSLLDRALTHPSLATKDNYEQLEFVGDAVVRLAVAEFLYQHYPQSAVGEFAAIRSVLVSDRILAQIADHYGLEAYLLIGNSAANDQAGRESRLAEAMEALLGALYLSTHSLELVLPWLSRDLDQLARKVLLDPARQNYKAALQEWTQGRYKVLPEYRVQELDRTPDSPQRFTAEVWLGEQSLGQGQGRSIKAAEQAAAQAAFLALQAQNLA; encoded by the coding sequence ATGAGCAGGTTGAGTGATCTAACAAGGCAGGCCCAACTGCAATCCCTCTTGCAACGGTTGGAGGTCTCTGAGCATCATCCGGTCAATTGGTCCTTGCTGGATCGAGCCCTGACCCACCCCAGTTTGGCCACTAAAGACAATTATGAACAACTGGAGTTTGTCGGGGATGCGGTGGTGCGGCTGGCCGTTGCCGAATTTTTATACCAGCATTATCCCCAGAGTGCGGTCGGTGAATTTGCAGCGATTCGGTCTGTCCTGGTCAGCGATCGCATCCTGGCTCAAATTGCCGATCACTATGGTTTGGAAGCTTACCTGCTGATTGGGAACAGTGCTGCGAATGATCAGGCTGGCCGAGAATCTCGGTTGGCCGAAGCCATGGAAGCTCTGTTGGGGGCGCTCTATTTAAGTACCCATAGTTTAGAGTTGGTTCTCCCCTGGCTCAGTCGCGATCTGGACCAGTTAGCCCGCAAAGTCCTTCTGGACCCGGCCCGACAAAACTACAAAGCGGCCTTGCAGGAATGGACGCAGGGCCGATATAAGGTCCTGCCGGAATATCGCGTTCAGGAACTCGATCGAACTCCAGATAGCCCCCAGCGCTTTACTGCCGAAGTCTGGTTGGGGGAGCAATCCCTGGGCCAGGGGCAGGGCCGATCGATTAAAGCTGCAGAGCAGGCCGCTGCTCAGGCTGCTTTTCTTGCCTTGCAGGCCCAGAATTTAGCTTAA
- a CDS encoding TRC40/GET3/ArsA family transport-energizing ATPase codes for MRVILMTGKGGVGKTSVAAATGLRCAELGYRTLVLSTDPAHSLADSFDMELGHEPRSVRPQLWGAELDALMELENNWGAVKRYITQVLQARGLEGVEAEELAILPGMDEIFSLVRMKRHYDAGDFEVLIIDSAPTGTALRLLSLPEVAGWYMRRFYKPLQKMSAALRPLFEPFFKPLAGFSLPDNEVMDAPYEFYQQIEALEKVLTDNTQTSVRLVTNPEKMVIKESLRAHAYLSLYNVSTDLVIANRIIPDQVTDPFFQRWKENQQQYRQEIQDNFSPLPIKEVPLFSDEMCGLAALDRLKDTLYKEEDPAQVYYKETTLRVVQEQNQYSLEVYLPGVPKNQVELSKSGDELNIRIGNHRRNLVLPQALAALQPSGAKMEEDYLKIRFAEAVRA; via the coding sequence ATGCGCGTGATTCTCATGACAGGGAAGGGAGGAGTCGGCAAGACCTCTGTTGCGGCTGCAACAGGGCTACGTTGTGCCGAGTTGGGCTATCGCACGCTGGTCTTAAGTACGGACCCGGCTCACTCTCTCGCGGATAGTTTTGATATGGAATTGGGGCATGAACCCCGATCGGTGCGCCCCCAGCTCTGGGGAGCTGAACTGGATGCCCTGATGGAACTAGAGAATAACTGGGGTGCCGTGAAGCGCTACATTACTCAGGTGCTACAGGCCCGGGGGCTGGAAGGGGTAGAAGCCGAGGAACTGGCCATTCTACCCGGCATGGATGAGATTTTCAGCCTAGTGCGGATGAAACGCCACTACGATGCGGGTGATTTTGAGGTGCTGATCATTGACTCAGCCCCGACGGGCACTGCCCTACGGCTCTTGAGTTTGCCGGAAGTAGCAGGCTGGTATATGCGCCGCTTTTATAAACCGCTGCAGAAGATGTCCGCTGCCCTGCGCCCGCTCTTCGAACCTTTCTTCAAGCCTCTGGCTGGCTTCTCCCTCCCAGATAACGAAGTGATGGATGCACCTTACGAGTTTTATCAGCAGATTGAAGCCCTGGAAAAGGTGTTGACGGACAACACTCAGACCTCTGTGCGATTGGTCACCAATCCCGAAAAAATGGTGATCAAAGAATCCCTGCGAGCCCATGCCTATCTGAGCCTGTACAACGTCAGTACCGATCTGGTGATCGCCAACCGGATTATTCCCGATCAGGTCACGGACCCATTCTTCCAGCGCTGGAAGGAGAATCAGCAACAGTATCGCCAGGAAATTCAGGACAACTTCAGTCCCCTCCCCATTAAGGAAGTGCCCCTGTTCTCCGATGAGATGTGTGGTCTGGCGGCTCTCGATCGTTTGAAAGATACCCTCTACAAAGAGGAAGACCCTGCCCAGGTCTACTACAAAGAAACGACCCTGCGGGTGGTGCAGGAACAGAACCAGTACAGCCTGGAGGTCTACCTGCCGGGAGTGCCCAAAAATCAGGTGGAGCTGAGCAAATCAGGCGATGAACTGAATATTCGGATCGGCAATCATCGGCGCAATCTGGTTTTGCCCCAGGCCCTGGCAGCCCTGCAGCCCTCTGGGGCCAAAATGGAGGAGGATTACCTGAAGATTCGCTTTGCCGAAGCGGTCCGAGCATAA
- a CDS encoding Hsp70 family protein has translation MTTVAIDFGTSNTVVCFADPVTRSPCTLNFDRLSRRFAAGRGVAELVPSLVFVQTDGQLVFGEVVRSQRLGLAQPERFFQSFKRDLAADYRPPDRQIDGYAYTPEFVSEHFLYHLWQRVCERVQPSQVVFTVPVGAFERYRDWFLDFASRYKLPPVRLLDESTAAALGYAVQRPGTVVLVIDFGGGTLDLSLVRTIGGEQDQPILRAEVLAKSDAYVGGVDIDVWIVEHYLNQIGSSRSEVREMGWLNLLEIAERLKIQLSQAQEAKESWFDDEVFMAHDLTLTREELAEILETRQLLEQMRQALDEVLTIALNKGISKTDIEQVLLVGGSCQIPAVQQLVLSYFGRQRVKLDKPFEAVAHGALEVSRLTEIEDYLRHSYAIRLWEPYSKTYSYYTLFERGIRYPCERLDPLILQTAQDGQKEIRLDIGELATLAQAEVNYDSRGRMTSGQLTVQSEFRSLESHHEQVCVAHLDPPGDKGLDRIEVRFEVNGQRVLLATVRDLVTGEILVNGEAIAKLQ, from the coding sequence GTGACGACGGTGGCGATCGACTTCGGCACCAGCAACACGGTCGTTTGTTTTGCAGATCCCGTTACCCGCAGCCCCTGCACCCTGAACTTTGATCGCCTGTCTCGCCGCTTTGCGGCGGGCCGGGGCGTTGCTGAACTAGTGCCCAGTTTGGTGTTTGTTCAGACTGATGGGCAACTGGTGTTTGGCGAAGTAGTGAGATCGCAGCGATTGGGGTTGGCCCAACCAGAACGGTTTTTTCAGTCTTTCAAGCGCGATCTGGCGGCAGATTATCGTCCCCCCGATCGCCAGATCGATGGCTATGCCTACACTCCAGAATTTGTCTCAGAGCATTTTCTCTATCATCTCTGGCAACGAGTCTGTGAGCGGGTGCAACCCAGCCAGGTGGTGTTCACGGTGCCAGTGGGAGCTTTTGAGCGCTATCGAGACTGGTTCCTGGACTTTGCCAGCCGTTATAAACTGCCTCCAGTGCGATTGCTGGATGAGTCCACGGCTGCAGCCCTGGGTTATGCCGTCCAGCGACCCGGTACGGTTGTGCTGGTGATCGATTTTGGCGGTGGCACCCTGGACCTGAGTTTGGTGCGGACGATCGGCGGGGAACAGGATCAGCCGATCCTGCGGGCGGAAGTGTTGGCCAAGTCTGATGCCTATGTGGGAGGGGTGGATATTGATGTCTGGATTGTGGAACATTACCTGAACCAGATTGGCTCTTCCCGATCGGAGGTGCGGGAAATGGGCTGGCTCAATCTTCTGGAAATTGCGGAACGCCTGAAGATCCAACTTTCCCAGGCCCAGGAAGCCAAGGAAAGCTGGTTTGATGATGAGGTGTTCATGGCCCATGATCTGACCTTAACGCGAGAGGAACTGGCCGAAATTCTGGAGACGCGGCAATTGCTGGAGCAGATGCGGCAGGCGTTGGATGAAGTGCTGACGATCGCCCTGAATAAAGGCATCAGTAAAACAGATATTGAACAGGTGCTGCTGGTGGGGGGAAGTTGTCAGATTCCGGCGGTGCAGCAGTTGGTGCTGTCCTATTTTGGACGGCAGCGGGTCAAGCTAGATAAGCCTTTTGAAGCGGTGGCCCATGGCGCTTTGGAAGTCAGTCGGTTGACGGAGATTGAAGACTATTTGCGTCATAGCTATGCCATCCGGCTCTGGGAACCCTACAGTAAAACCTATTCTTACTACACCTTGTTTGAGCGGGGGATCCGGTATCCCTGTGAACGACTGGACCCCCTGATTTTGCAAACCGCCCAGGATGGCCAGAAAGAAATTCGCCTGGATATTGGGGAGTTGGCGACCCTGGCCCAAGCGGAGGTGAACTATGACAGTCGAGGTCGGATGACCAGTGGCCAGCTCACGGTGCAGTCGGAGTTCCGCTCCCTGGAAAGTCATCATGAGCAGGTCTGTGTGGCTCACCTCGATCCGCCGGGGGATAAGGGCCTGGATCGAATCGAGGTGCGATTTGAGGTGAATGGCCAGCGGGTGTTACTGGCTACCGTCAGAGATCTGGTCACGGGGGAGATTCTGGTGAATGGTGAGGCGATCGCTAAACTACAGTAA
- a CDS encoding Gfo/Idh/MocA family oxidoreductase, whose translation MSNPIHLAILGAGRWGTHLVRNFLSHPQAKVVAVVDPNLDCLARLAERLDLTGITTATDWTIIHQLPQVDAVAIVTPASTHYGLIRAALEQGYHVLAEKPLTLTVQESLELCHLAQKQQRQLVIDHTYLFHPAVRQGQSTVASGVLGDLRYGYAARTHLGPVRQDVDALWDLAIHDIAIFNHWLGEFPCSAEARGMIWLQPQLKVVEIFPEGLSDLVWAKLTYPSGFQVLIHLCWSNPDKQRRLTVVGSQAALIFDELAETPLVLQRGAFECLVRKPNTPPTYSPIHQNREVIELQPAEPLREVCTHFLNCVATNQPSQISSGWLGTRLVKILTALTTSLNQGGLPIALTYDEVTSA comes from the coding sequence ATGTCTAACCCAATTCATCTTGCGATCCTGGGGGCGGGACGCTGGGGCACCCACCTGGTGCGCAATTTTCTCTCCCACCCCCAGGCTAAGGTTGTTGCTGTTGTTGACCCTAATTTAGATTGCCTGGCCCGTCTGGCCGAACGTCTGGATTTAACTGGCATTACCACAGCCACCGATTGGACGATCATCCATCAATTACCTCAGGTCGATGCCGTTGCGATCGTCACCCCTGCCAGCACCCACTATGGCCTGATTCGGGCTGCGTTGGAGCAGGGGTATCATGTCTTGGCCGAAAAACCCCTGACTTTAACCGTTCAAGAAAGCCTGGAGTTGTGCCATCTAGCCCAGAAGCAGCAACGCCAGTTGGTGATTGATCATACCTATCTGTTTCATCCTGCTGTTCGGCAAGGCCAGTCAACAGTGGCATCGGGCGTTTTAGGTGATCTGCGGTACGGATATGCTGCCCGCACCCATCTGGGGCCTGTCCGACAGGATGTTGATGCCCTGTGGGATCTCGCCATCCACGACATTGCTATTTTTAACCATTGGTTGGGAGAATTTCCCTGCTCGGCTGAGGCGCGGGGGATGATCTGGTTGCAGCCCCAGCTTAAAGTTGTTGAGATATTCCCAGAAGGGCTCTCTGACCTGGTTTGGGCTAAATTAACCTATCCCAGTGGCTTTCAGGTCCTGATCCATCTCTGCTGGTCTAATCCTGATAAACAGCGACGATTAACGGTTGTGGGCAGTCAGGCGGCCCTGATCTTTGATGAACTGGCGGAGACACCCCTGGTGTTGCAACGGGGGGCATTTGAGTGCCTGGTCCGTAAGCCCAATACTCCGCCGACCTACTCTCCCATTCACCAGAACCGCGAGGTGATTGAGCTGCAACCTGCTGAACCCTTGAGAGAAGTTTGCACCCACTTTCTAAACTGTGTGGCAACCAATCAGCCATCCCAGATATCCTCGGGCTGGTTGGGAACTCGTC